The Kribbella sp. NBC_00662 nucleotide sequence GCCTGGCCGTGGTTGCGACTGCGGGCGTGTACCGACTGAACGCCGCCCCGAAGGTCAGCAGTGCCTGGAGGACCCAATGATCCGGGTCATCGGTGAGGCCAGAGTCCTCGCGGGACTCGACCAGGGCCGCCTGGATCTGCAGCGTCATCTGCTGACTCATGGCAGCTTGCCCGTGCTCACCCGCGACGACTACACACGGCTGTCTGAAGCAGTGGGACTCAGAGGACGTGGTGGAGCAGCGTTCCCGGTCGCACTGAAGCTGCAGGACCTCCCAGCTCGCGGAGTGGAGGCCGTCGTGGTCAACGGCTCGGAGAGCGAGCCGGTCAGCCGCAAGGACCGCCTGCTCCTGACGCAATCACCGCACCTCGTCCTGGACGGCGCGGTCGGTCTGGCGCACGCACTGGGTGCTCCGCACGTACTGATCGCCGTACATGACGCAAGAGCAGTCACCTCGGTTCGTGAGGCGCTGATGGAGCGTGACGATCGGCTCGCGATCGAAGTACAGGAGACTCCGGGGCGGTTCGTCGCGGGGGAGGCCCGTGCGGTGCTGAGCGCGCTCGAGGGAGGTACGGCGGTGCCGCCTGGTCGGAGAGTGCTGCCGACGCGGAAGGGGTATCACCGGCGTCCGACGTTCCTCTCGAACGTCGAGACGTTCGCCCAGCTCGCCGTACTGGCGCGACTCGGGTCCCGCGGATTCAGCAGCACCGGTCTGATCAGTGAGCCCGGTACTCAGCTGCTGACGATCGACGGCGCCGTACGGCGGCCCGGAGTGATCGAGACACCGACCGGTGTCCCGCTCGACACCGTCCTGCAGTACGCCGGCGCGCAAGCCGGACCGGTACTACTTGGCGGCTATCACGGCCGCTGGCTGCCGCAGACCGAAGGCGTGACGTTGCAGCGGCCGGAGGCGTCCGCCGGGATCATCCTGGCGCTCGGGTCCGACACCTGCCCGCTCGGTGAGATCACTCGTGTCACCCAGTGGCTGTCCAGTCAATCAGCCGGGCAGTGCGGGCCCTGTGTCTTCGGCCTCGCCGCTCTGGTCGACGACTTCGCCAGGCTGACGATCGGCGATCCGCAGGGGTGGCATGACGCCCACCGCCACCTCGGACTGGTTCCGGGGCGAGGAGCCTGCGCGCACCCGGACGGTACTGCGAGATTCCTCACGTCCGCGCTCGAGGTGTTCGACGACGACGTACAGCATCACCTCTCCGGACAGGGGTGCGGCCGACCGGTTCTGGGAGTCCTGGGAGGTACCCGATGAACAAGCTCGAGATCGACTGGACCAGGTGCGACGGGCACGGTCTCTGCGCAGGTCTGGCGCCGGACGACATCCTGCTCGACGAGTGGGGATTCCCGGTGCTGCGCGGCCGCGAAATCACCGCCGGTGAACTGCCGGATGCACGCCGCGCAGTCCTCGCCTGTCCCGCTCTCGCACTGCGCCTTGCCAACGAGGTCGGACCGGGCGGCTCCACGCCGTAGCGAGCAGGTGACAGGCCCGTCCCGACACCACACCAGTGACAAAGGTGGA carries:
- a CDS encoding NADH-ubiquinone oxidoreductase-F iron-sulfur binding region domain-containing protein → MIRVIGEARVLAGLDQGRLDLQRHLLTHGSLPVLTRDDYTRLSEAVGLRGRGGAAFPVALKLQDLPARGVEAVVVNGSESEPVSRKDRLLLTQSPHLVLDGAVGLAHALGAPHVLIAVHDARAVTSVREALMERDDRLAIEVQETPGRFVAGEARAVLSALEGGTAVPPGRRVLPTRKGYHRRPTFLSNVETFAQLAVLARLGSRGFSSTGLISEPGTQLLTIDGAVRRPGVIETPTGVPLDTVLQYAGAQAGPVLLGGYHGRWLPQTEGVTLQRPEASAGIILALGSDTCPLGEITRVTQWLSSQSAGQCGPCVFGLAALVDDFARLTIGDPQGWHDAHRHLGLVPGRGACAHPDGTARFLTSALEVFDDDVQHHLSGQGCGRPVLGVLGGTR
- a CDS encoding ferredoxin, which produces MNKLEIDWTRCDGHGLCAGLAPDDILLDEWGFPVLRGREITAGELPDARRAVLACPALALRLANEVGPGGSTP